A genomic region of Trifolium pratense cultivar HEN17-A07 linkage group LG3, ARS_RC_1.1, whole genome shotgun sequence contains the following coding sequences:
- the LOC123918890 gene encoding disease resistance protein RPM1-like codes for MAEMAVSFVLEQLIPLLTEEAKLLGGIHKEFADIKDEFECIQAFLKDADKTVKRDDTTEGAKTWVKQVREAAFHIEDVIDDYLIQVRQEPRDPGFVALLHKIVHSLKVIIPRHQIASKIQDIKSSLRGIKERSQTYGFQRSLEQGSRSFRGRKSAKWDDPRMDALYIDEAEMVGFEEPKNKLIEWLLEGRSERTVIAVVGMGGRGKTTLAKKVFDNKKVVGDFDYRVWITVSQSYYTEGLLRSMLNELYKQEGDTPPQDISQMDLGSLISMLRNYLQQKRYVFVFDDVWNIHFWNEIQNACIDNKMGSKIFITTRNMEVATNCLKSSVVKVHDLQPLSEVQSFELFKKKTFQKKDIPNELKEISLKIANKCKGLPLAIVAIGGLLSTKEKSLLEWQKFCDKLPLELKRDSHLTGINQILAFSYDDLPFHLKSCLLYFGIYPEDYEVKSRRLIRQWIAEGFVKEESGNTLEEVAEGYLTELIHRSLVQVSSVRIDGKAKSCCVHDLTREMILEKCEDLSFCKNISGNGHSTLSGSIRRLSITTHSDDFMKRIEKSCVRSLFLFTDNSQFLSKAFIRRIFREYRRLKVLEFDVFSNVRLSNILRENLGSLIHLKYLSFNNYPLSYIKLPKSFSMLQNLETLDMRHSIFYYLPKEVSKLRKLQHLLGYRMSLFKLKGGIGGMESLQTLSSVKIEDCDDGIKIIKELGKLRQLRKLSLYLEHHQISTLSSSLNEMQHLENLSIQPITFTENCFDLTDLHLNPPPSKLRTLKLLGMLEKFPEWILQLQNLVKLELKFSKLIDDPIKFLENMQNLLSLSINNDAYEGESLHFHDGGFQNLKELHLICLTNLYSIVIEKGALQSLKKFELSFIPNLKTVPAGIQHLEKLQVLNVRHVPHEELYPKL; via the coding sequence ATGGCCGAAATGGCCGTGTCTTTTGTTCTTGAGCAACTGATTCCACTGTTAACAGAAGAAGCCAAGCTGTTGGGAGGTATTCACAAAGAATTTGCAGACATTAAAGATGAATTTGAATGCATTCAAGCCTTCCTTAAGGATGCTGATAAAACAGTTAAAAGAGACGACACTACTGAAGGAGCCAAAACTTGGGTGAAGCAAGTTAGGGAAGCAGCTTTTCATATTGAAGATGTCATTGATGATTATCTGATCCAAGTGAGACAGGAGCCTCGTGATCCTGGATTTGTAGCTTTACTCCATAAGATTGTTCACTCACTCAAAGTTATTATCCCTCGTCATCAAATAGCGTCGAAGATTCAAGACATTAAGTCATCTCTTCGTGGGATCAAGGAAAGAAGCCAAACATATGGCTTTCAACGTTCTTTGGAACAAGGATCGAGAAGCTTCAGAGGAAGAAAAAGTGCGAAATGGGACGACCCTCGAATGGATGCTTTGTACATTGATGAAGCTGAAATGGTAGGCTTTGAAGaacccaaaaataaattgattgaatggtTGCTAGAGGGAAGATCTGAGCGCACTGTCATCGCTGTGGTAGGTATGGGAGGACGAGGAAAAACCACTCTTGCAAAAAAAGTTTTTGACAACAAAAAGGTAGTGGGAGACTTTGACTATCGTGTATGGATCACAGTGTCACAATCATACTATACAGAAGGGTTGCTGAGAAGCATGTTGAATGAGCTTTACAAACAAGAAGGGGACACTCCTCCTCAAGATATCTCTCAAATGGATCTAGGGTCGTTGATTTCTATGCTAAGAAACTACTTGCAACAAAAGAGGTATGTTTTTGTGTTTGATGATGTGTGGAACATACATTTTTGGAATGAGATTCAAAATGCATGTATTGATAATAAAATGGGGAGCAAGATATTTATTACAACGAGAAATATGGAAGTTGCCACAAATTGTCTGAAATCATCTGTTGTTAAAGTGCATGATCTGCAACCTTTATCGGAAGTTCAATCATTTGAGTTGTTCAAAAAGAAGACATTCCAAAAAAAAGACATTCCAAATGAGCTCAAAGAGATATCTTTAAAAATTGCAAACAAATGCAAAGGTTTACCGCTGGCAATTGTTGCCATTGGCGGTCTATTGTCTACAAAAGAGAAAAGCTTACTTGAGTGGCAGAAATTTTGTGATAAATTGCCTTTAGAGCTAAAGAGGGATTCCCATTTGACCGGGATAAACCAAATTTTAGCTTTCAGCTATGATGATTTGCCTTTTCATCTTAAGTCATGTTTGTTGTATTTTGGAATATATCCTGAAGATTATGAAGTTAAATCAAGGAGACTAATTCGGCAGTGGATAGCTGAAGGATTTGTGAAAGAAGAAAGTGGGAATACTTTGGAAGAAGTGGCAGAAGGATATTTAACAGAGTTAATCCATAGAAGTTTGGTGCAAGTATCTTCTGTTAGAATTGATGGAAAAGCTAAAAGTTGTTGTGTTCATGATCTAACACGTGAGATGATTCTTGAAAAGTGTGAAGATTTAAGTTTCTGCAAGAATATCAGTGGAAATGGTCATTCAACTTTATCTGGAAGTATCCGGCGCCTATCAATAACAACCCATTCCGATGATTTTATGAAACGTATTGAAAAATCATGTGTTCGATCACTATTTCTTTTCACAGATAATTCACAATTTTTGAGCAAAGCTTTTATTAGGAGAATCTTTAGAGAATATAGGCGCTTGAAGGTGCTTGAGTTTGATGTTTTCTCTAATGTTAGATTGAGTAATATCCTTCGTGAAAATTTGGGAAGCTTGATTCACTTGAAGTATTTAAGCTTCAATAATTATCCTCTGAGTTATATTAAACTTCCCAAATCATTTTCCATGCTCCAAAACCTGGAGACTTTGGATATGAGACATTCCATATTTTATTACCTACCAAAGGAGGTTAGCAAGCTTAGAAAGTTACAACATCTTTTGGGCTACAGAATGTCTTTGTTTAAATTGAAGGGTGGTATAGGAGGCATGGAATCCCTACAAACTCTGAGTAGTGTGAAAATTGAAGATTGTGATGATGgaataaagataattaaagagCTGGGAAAGCTAAGGCAGTTAAGGAAATTGAGCTTGTATCTGGAACACCACCAAATAAGCACTTTATCTTCTTCATTGAATGAGATGCAACATTTGGAGAATCTAAGCATTCAGCCAATAACCTTTACAGAAAATTGTTTTGATTTAACTGATTTGCATTTGAATCCACCTCCATCTAAGCTTCGAACTCTTAAACTATTAGGAATGTTGGAGAAGTTTCCAGAATGGATTCTTCAACTTCAAAATCTTGTTAAGTTGGAgttaaaattttccaaattaatTGATGATCCAATAAAGTTTTTAGAAAACATGCAAAACTTGTTGTCCCTTTCAATCAACAACGATGCTTATGAAGGTGAAAGTTTACATTTTCATGATGGGGGGTTTCAAAATCTAAAGGAACTACACCTCATTTGTTTGACTAACTTGTATTCAATTGTAATTGAAAAAGGAGCATTGCAATCTCTAAAAAAGTTCGAGTTATCCTTTATCCCCAACCTCAAGACTGTTCCTGCTGGCATCCAACACTTAGAAAAACTTCAAGTTCTCAATGTTCGACATGTGCCACATGAAGAACTTTATCCTAAACTTTAA
- the LOC123915206 gene encoding putative disease resistance RPP13-like protein 3, producing MAVASNCQKSSLVKVHDLQPLSEDQSFEFFKKKTFRYDLDGCCPNELIDISIEIAKKCRGLPLAIVAIGGLLSTKERKLHEWQRFCDNMTLELKKDSHLTGINKILAFSYDDLPFHLKSCLLYFGMYPEDYKVESKRLIRQWIAEGFVKEERLYTLEEVAEGYLTELIHRSLVQVSSVRFDGKTKSCCVHDLTREMILEKCEDLSFCKHISGDDPSSLSGIIRRLTITTDSNDFTKCIENSHVRSPFFFANVWQFFIEDFMRKIVTKCRRLKVLEFEAFSKDKLSNFLNENLGSLIHLKYLTFSKKKRLE from the coding sequence ATGGCAGTTGCCTCAAATTGTCAGAAATCATCTCTTGTTAAAGTGCATGATCTGCAACCTTTATCGGAAGATCAATCATTTGAGTTTTTCAAAAAGAAGACATTCCGATATGACTTGGATGGATGTTGTCCAAATGAGCTCATTGATATATCTATTGAAATTGCTAAAAAATGCAGAGGTTTACCACTAGCAATTGTTGCCATTGGCGGTTTATTGTCtacaaaagagagaaaattaCATGAGTGGCAGAGATTTTGTGATAACATGACTTTAGAGCTAAAGAAGGATTCCCATTTGACCGgaataaacaaaattttagcCTTCAGCTACGATGATTTGCCTTTTCATCTCAAGTCATGTTTGTTGTATTTTGGAATGTATCCAGAAGATTACAAAGTTGAATCAAAGAGACTGATTCGACAGTGGATAGCTGAAGGATTTGTTAAAGAAGAAAGGTTGTATACTTTGGAAGAAGTAGCAGAAGGATATTTAACAGAGTTGATCCATAGAAGTTTGGTCCAAGTATCTTCTGTTAGGTTTGATGGAAAAACTAAAAGTTGTTGTGTTCATGATCTAACACGTGAGATGATTCTTGAAAAGTGCGAAGATTTAAGTTTCTGCAAGCACATTAGTGGAGATGATCCTTCATCATTGTCTGGAATTATTCGACGCCTTACAATAACAACCGATTCCAATGATTTTACGAAATGTATTGAAAACTCACATGTTCGTTCACCATTTTTTTTCGCAAATGTGTGGCAATTTTTTATCGAAGATTTTATGAGGAAAATCGTTACCAAATGTAGGCGCTTGAAGGTGCTTGAGTTTGAAGCTTTTTCTAAAGATAAATTGAGTAATTTCCTCAATGAAAATTTGGGAAGCTTGATTCACTTGAagtatttaactttttcaaaaaaaaaaagacttgaATAA
- the LOC123918889 gene encoding disease resistance protein RPM1-like encodes MAEMAVSFAIDKLLPLLIEEVNLLKGVHKEFADIKDELESMQAFLKDADRRAATEGDIDNTSEGVKTWVKHVREAAFRIEDIIDDYLIHVEQQPLDDTTGCVAVLHKIAQLLKTMIHQHQIASEIQDIKLSVRGIKERSKRYGFQIQNSIEQGSRSFRGSQNAKWHDPRMASLYLDEAEIIGFQEPKNELTGWLLEGRSERTVIAVVGMGGLGKTTLAKQVFNNKEVVGHFDCRVWITVSESYYIEGLLRGMLNELYKQKGDTPPQDISQMDRGSLISVLRNYLQQKRYVFVFDDVWNIHFWNEIENACIDNRMGSKIFITTRKMDVAKNCQKSSFIEVHQLQPLTDDQSFELFKKKTFQFDDSDGCCPNKLNDISFKIAKKCKGLPLAIVAIGGLLSTKEKNVIEWRRFCKNMTLELKKDSNLIAINKILALSYEDLPFHLKSCLLYFGMYPEDYIVHSKTLIRQWIAEGFVKEESGNTLEEVAEGYLTELIHRSLVQVSSVTIDGKTKSCCVHDLTRAMILEKCEDLSFCKNISGNGHSSLSGSIRRLSITTHSNDFMKRIENSRVRSLFLFADNSQLLSEDFTRRIFREYRRLKVLEFGVFSNVRLSNILRENLGSLIHLKYLSFNIVELIKLPESISMLQNLETLDMRHTIFYDLPKEVSKLRKLQHLLSSGMWMFKLKGGIGGMESLQTLSSVKIEDGDDGIKIIKELGKLRQLRKLSLFHVMEDHISTLSSSLNEMQHLENLSILSITVTKNCYDLTDLHLNPPPSKLRTLKLIGMLKKFPEWILQLQNLVKLKLEYTKLIDDPIKLLENMQNLLFLSIIKDAYKGESLHFHDGGFQNLKELHLIGLTNLYSIVIEKGALQSLKKFELYDIPNLKTVPAGIQHLEKLQVLNVRDVPHVELYPKL; translated from the exons ATGGCGGAAATGGCAGTGTCTTTTGCTATTGACAAACTGCTTCCATTGTTAATAGAAGAAGTCAATCTGCTCAAAGGTGTTCACAAGGAATTTGCAGACATTAAAGATGAACTGGAAAGCATGCAAGCATTCCTTAAGGATGCTGATAGAAGAGCTGCAACTGAAGGAGATATCGATAATACTAGTGAAGGAGTCAAAACATGGGTGAAACATGTGAGGGAAGCAGCTTTTCGCATAGAAGACATCATTGATGATTATTTGATCCATGTGGAACAACAACCTCTCGATGATACCACCGGGTGTGTAGCTGTACTCCATAAGATTGCTCAATTACTCAAAACTATGATCCATCAACATCAAATTGCATCTGAGATTCAAGACATCAAGTTATCTGTTCGTGGAATCAAAGAAAGAAGTAAAAGATATGGGTTCCAAATCCAAAATTCTATTGAACAAGGATCAAGAAGCTTTAGAGGAAGCCAAAATGCCAAATGGCACGACCCTCGAATGGCTTCTTTATACCTTGATGAAGCTGAAATTATAGGCTTTCAAGAACCCAAAAATGAATTAACTGGATGGTTGTTAGAGGGAAGATCTGAGCGCACGGTCATCGCTGTGGTAGGTATGGGAGGGCTAGGAAAAACCACTCTTGCCAAACAGGTTTTTAATAACAAAGAGGTAGTGGGACACTTTGATTGTCGTGTATGGATCACAGTGTCAGAATCATACTATATAGAAGGGTTGCTGAGAGGCATGTTGAATGAGCTTTACAAACAAAAAGGGGACACTCCTCCTCAAGATATCTCTCAAATGGATCGAGGGTCGTTGATTTCTGTGCTAAGAAACTACTTGCAACAAAAGAGGTATGTTTTTGTGTTTGATGATGTATGGAACATACATTTTTGGAATGAGATTGAAAATGCATGTATTGATAATAGAATGGGGAGTAAGATATTTATTACAACTAGAAAAATGGATGTTGccaaaaattgtcaaaaatcaTCTTTTATTGAAGTGCATCAATTGCAACCTTTAACGGATGATCAATCTTTTGAGTTGTTCAAAAAGAAGACATTCCAATTTGACGACTCTGATGGATGTTGTCCAAATAAGCTCAATGATATATCTTTCAAAATTGCTAAAAAATGCAAAGGTTTACCACTAGCAATTGTTGCCATTGGTGGTCTATTGTctacaaaagagaaaaatgttATTGAGTGGCGaagattttgtaaaaatatgACTTTAGAACTAAAGAAGGATTCTAATTTGATAgctataaacaaaattttagcTTTAAGCTATGAGGATTTGCCTTTTCATCTTAAGTCATGTTTGTTGTATTTTGGAATGTATCCAGAAGATTACATAGTTCACTCAAAGACACTGATTCGACAATGGATAGCTGAAGGATTTGTGAAAGAAGAAAGTGGGAATACTTTGGAAGAAGTGGCAGAAGGATATTTAACAGAGTTGATCCATAGAAGTTTGGTGCAAGTATCTTCTGTTACAATTGATGGAAAAACTAAAAGTTGTTGTGTTCATGATCTAACACGTGCGATGATTCTTGAAAAGTGTGAAGATTTAAGTTTCTGCAAGAATATCAGTGGAAATG GTCATTCATCTTTATCTGGAAGTATCCGGCGCCTATCAATAACAACCCATTCCAATGATTTTATGAAACGTATTGAAAACTCACGTGTTCGATCACTATTTCTTTTCGCAGATAATTCACAACTTTTGAGCGAAGATTTTACGAGGAGAATCTTTAGAGAATATAGGCGCTTGAAGGTGCTTGAGTTTGGTGTTTTCTCTAATGTTAGATTGAGTAATATCCTTCGTGAAAATTTGGGAAGCTTGATTCACTTGAAGTATTTAAGCTTCAATATTGTTGAACTTATTAAACTTCCCGAATCAATTTCCATGCTCCAAAACCTGGAGACTTTGGATATGAGACATACCATATTTTATGACCTACCAAAGGAGGTTAGCAAGCTTAGAAAGTTACAACATCTTTTGAGCTCCGGAATGTGGATGTTTAAATTGAAGGGTGGTATAGGAGGCATGGAATCCCTACAAACTCTGAGTAGTGTGAAAATTGAAGATGGTGATGATGgaataaagataattaaagagCTGGGAAAGCTAAGGCAGTTAAGGAAATTGAGCTTGTTTCATGTGATGGAAGACCATATAAGCACTTTATCTTCTTCATTGAATGAGATGCAACATTTGGAGAATCTAAGCATTCTGTCAATAACCGTTACAAAAAATTGTTATGATTTAACTGATTTGCATTTGAATCCACCTCCATCTAAGCTTCGAACTCTTAAACTAATAGGAATGTTGAAGAAGTTTCCAGAATGGATTCTTCAACTTCAAAATCTTGTTAAGTTGAAGTTAGAATATACCAAGTTAATTGATGATCCAATAAAGTTGTTAGAAAACATGCAAAACTTGTTGTTCCTTTCAATCATCAAAGATGCTTATAAAGGTGAAAGTTTACATTTTCATGATGGAGGGTTTCAAAATCTAAAGGAACTACACCTCATTGGTTTGACTAACTTGTATTCAATTGTAATTGAAAAAGGAGCATTGCAATCTCTAAAAAAGTTCGAGTTATACGATATCCCCAACCTCAAGACTGTTCCTGCTGGCATCCAACACTTAGAAAAACTTCAAGTTCTCAATGTTCGAGATGTGCCACATGTAGAACTTTATCCTAAACTTTAA